The Xiphias gladius isolate SHS-SW01 ecotype Sanya breed wild chromosome 17, ASM1685928v1, whole genome shotgun sequence genome includes the window ATGGGAAACGCCAGTTTTAAGAATGAGACTTGAGGGACTCGACCGCCGTGACCGGATTTGCGTTATGACCTGCAAATCGATGATTTTGGCTCAGTGTTGGATCCGTAGAAGAGACTCTCACACTTTAAATAAGTGATGCGTACAGAGACCCGTGCCATGTTAGATGAAAAGGATATGTATTCTTTTCATCTTATGCTAAAACAGAGTGGAAGCTAGGGTCTTTCCAGGCGacaaaaaaagcaccaaagttTTCAGAGGTCGTATCGGCGAATCGAAACTTAAGCAGAGTGTGGGCGACGCGTTTCTTCCCGAGAGACCGGTGGTTTCGTTTCAATATAGTCATGGCAGCTCATGACACGACATCGCACGGGAGAAAACGCACCGTCCTGGCTCTGCATTAACGTCTCCCTCGCTTTTTTATACCTCTCTGTGTAGATCTCGCGAGAGCTCCGTGGTTCGCTGTGGCTGGCCGTGGCTTTGcagcagacagagggagaaggcaggcaggcagcatCATGGCGGACAGAGACAGTGGAAGTGAGCAGGGAGGAGCAGCCACGGGCCCAGGCTTCGGTTCCATGCACCTAGCGACAGGAGGGGCGGGCTCGGCTTCCGGGCTCCAGCATGAGACACAAGAGCTGGCGTCGAAGCGAGTTGACATCCAAAACAAACGCTTCTATTTGGACGTTAAGCAGAACGCGAAAGGCCGCTTCTTAAAGATAGCAGAAGTCGGGGCCGGTGGAAACAAGAGCCGCCTCACTCTCTCCATGTCCGTGGCGGTCGAGTTCCGTGACTACTTGGGGGACTTCATCGAACATTATGCCCAGCTGGGTCCGAGCAACCCGGGTATGGTACAAGACGAGCCGAGGCGAGCACTCAAAAGCGAGTTCTTGGTCCGAGAAAATCGGAAATACTACATGGATCTGAAAGAGAACCAGAGGGGACGGTTTCTGAGGATTCGGCAGACCGTTAATCGGGGGCCCGGTTTGGGATCCACACAAGGCCAGACGATTGCTTTGCCTGCCCAGGGACTTATTGAG containing:
- the puraa gene encoding purine-rich element binding protein Aa translates to MADRDSGSEQGGAATGPGFGSMHLATGGAGSASGLQHETQELASKRVDIQNKRFYLDVKQNAKGRFLKIAEVGAGGNKSRLTLSMSVAVEFRDYLGDFIEHYAQLGPSNPGMVQDEPRRALKSEFLVRENRKYYMDLKENQRGRFLRIRQTVNRGPGLGSTQGQTIALPAQGLIEFRDALAKLIDDYGVEDEPAELPEGSSLTVDNKRFFFDVGSNKYGVFMRVSEVKPTYRNSITVPYKVWSKFGNTFCKYAEEMKKIQEKQREKRACELQQQEEMQADDGDED